The following proteins come from a genomic window of Salminus brasiliensis chromosome 15, fSalBra1.hap2, whole genome shotgun sequence:
- the LOC140535749 gene encoding class I histocompatibility antigen, F10 alpha chain-like — protein MKIACVLSLLLNLQQVRTDLQYDSCGYWASSKGFGLPEFTERKVLNDVTVYYHDSTMRSKMPCPDWINTTAGRDVWSSIHFWTDHNRYVSTLGLQSATEQFNLTGSLSDQNIYQASACCSLYPNGTYRVLVTHAFNGKDFTSFDINTKTFVAAVPQAVLYKTLRERDSATIEDIVAYYRTRCLERLNILKQAPGVHIRKVPEVRIFEQQKAGSITVTCHVTGFYPRVVQVVWLGPDLQPVDEGVTDVLPNEDGTYQTRKSVIVPEEDVGEHTYSCVVLHSSVPDNITRVWGGEKAGGMAVWISLVCIWLLAAGIGLGVWWRCRTRDAVI, from the exons ATGAAGATCGCTTGTGTTTTATCACTGCTCTTAAATCTTCAGCAAGTGAGGACTG atctTCAGTATGACAGCTGTGGTTACTGGGCTTCCTCTAAAGGATTTGGGCTGCCTGAATTTACTGAAAGGAAGGTTCtgaatgatgtcactgtctactACCATGACAGCACTATGAGGTCCAAAATGCCCTGTCCTGACTGGATCAACACCACTGCAGGAAGAGATGTGTGGAGTAGTATTCATTTCTGGACAGACCACAACAGATATGTTAGTACCCTTGGATTGCAGTCGGCTACTGAACAGTTCAACCTGACAG GTTCACTCTCTGACCAGAACATTTACCAAGCATCTGCTTGCTGCTCTCTGTACCCGAATGGGACTTACAGGGTATTGGTGACCCACGCATTCAATGGCAAGGACTTCACAAGTTTTGACATTAACACCAAGACATTTGTAGCTGCAGTTCCTCAGGCTGTCCTGTACAAGACTCTGAGGGAGAGAGATTCAGCCACTATAGAAGACATAGTAGCATATTACAGGACAAGATGTCTGGAACGACTGAATATATTAAAGCAAGCTCCAGGAGTCCACATTAGAAAAG TTCCAGAAGTCAGGATCTTTGAGCAGCAGAAGGCCGGATCCATTACAGTCACATGTCATGTGACTGGGTTTTATCCCCGGGTGGTTCAGGTGGTTTGGCTCGGTCCAGATCTTCAGCCTGTGGATGAAGGGGTCACTGATGTGCTGCCCAATGAGGATGGCACGTACCAGACCAGAAAGAGTGTGATAGTTCCAGAGGAGGATGTAGGAGAACACACCTACAGCTGTGTAGTGCTGCATAGCAGCGTACCGGACAACATCACCAGAGTCTGGG GTGGAGAGAAAGCTGGAGGAATGGCTGTCTGGATATCTCTTGTCTGTATTTGGTTGTTGGCTGCTGGAATTGGGCTTGGAGTGTGGTGGCGCTGCAGAACTCGAG ATGCTGTCATTTGA
- the LOC140536173 gene encoding major histocompatibility complex class I-related gene protein-like: MKIACVLLLLLNLQQVRTDLQYDSCGYWTYSKGFGLPEFTERIVLNDVTVYYHDSSLRSKMPCPDWINTTAGKEEWSSIHAWSVHSRYVSALGFQSATKQFNLTGSLSDQNIYQASGCCSLYPDGTYRAFVTHAFNGKDFLSLDFKRKTFVAAVPQAVLYKTLRERDSATIEEIVAYYRTRCLDRLNILKQAPGVLIRKVPEVRIIEQQKVGSITVTCHVTGFYPPVVQMVWLGPDLQPVDEGVTDVLPNEDGTYQTRKSVIVPEEDVGEHTYSCVVLHSSVPDNITRVWGGGKAGGMAVWISLVCIWLLAAGIGLVVWWYRTRDAVI; this comes from the exons ATGAAGATCGCTTGTGTTTTATTACTGCTCTTAAATCTTCAGCAAGTAAGGACTG ATCTTCAGTATGACAGCTGTGGTTACTGGACGTACTCTAAAGGATTTGGGCTGCCTGAATTTACAGAAAGGATCGTTCtgaatgatgtcactgtctactACCATGACAGCAGTTTAAGGTCCAAAATGCCCTGTCCTGACTGGATCAACACCACTGCAGGGAAAGAGGAGTGGAGTAGCATTCATGCCTGGTCAGTCCACAGCAGATATGTTAGTGCCCTTGGGTTTCAGTCAGCAACTAAACAGTTCAACCTGACAG GTTCACTGTCTGACCAGAACATTTACCAAGCATCTGGATGCTGCTCTCTGTATCCAGATGGGACTTACAGGGCATTTGTGACCCACGCATTCAATGGAAAGGACTTTTTAAGTTTGGACTTTAAAAGGAAGACATTTGTAGCTGCAGTTCCTCAGGCTGTCCTGTACAAGACTCTGAGGGAGAGAGATTCAGCCACTATAGAAGAGATAGTAGCATATTACAGGACAAGATGTCTGGATCGACTGAATATATTAAAGCAAGCTCCAGGAGTCCTCATCAGAAAAG TTCCAGAGGTCAGGATCATTGAGCAGCAGAAGGTCGGCTCCATTACAGTCACGTGTCATGTGACTGGGTTTTACCCCCCGGTGGTTCAGATGGTTTGGCTTGGCCCAGATCTTCAGCCTGTGGATGAAGGGGTCACTGATGTTCTGCCGAATGAGGACGGCACGTACCAGACCAGAAAGAGTGTGATAGTTCCAGAGGAGGATGTAGGAGAACACACCTACAGCTGTGTAGTGCTGCATAGCAGCGTACCGGACAACATCACCAGAGTCTGGG GTGGAGGGAAAGCTGGAGGAATGGCTGTCTGGATATCTCTTGTCTGTATTTGGTTGTTGGCTGCTGGAATTGGGCTTGTAGTGTGGTGGTACAGAACTCGAG ATGCTGTGATCTGA
- the LOC140536172 gene encoding class I histocompatibility antigen, F10 alpha chain-like isoform X1, whose protein sequence is MKIACVLFLLFYLQQVSTDLQYDNCIHWTSSKGFSLPEFTERIVVNDVTIFYHDSSTKSKMPCPDWINTTAGREEWSIIHEWSDHNRYIFNLGFQSASTQFNLTGSLSDQNIYQASGCCSLYPDGTYRALVTHAFNGKDFLSVDIERKTFVAAVPQAVMYKTLRERDSVTIEEIVAYYRTRCLDRLNILKQAPGVHIRKVPEVRIFEKQKADSITVTCHVTGFYPRVVQVVWLGPDLQPVDEGVTDVLPNEDGTYQTRKSVIVPEEDVGEHTYSCVVLHSSVPDNITRVWGGEKAGGMAVWISLVCICLLAAGIGLVVWWCCRTRDAVI, encoded by the exons ATGAAGATCGCTTGTGTTTTATTTCTCCTCTTCTATCTTCAGCAAGTGAGCACTG ATCTTCAGTATGACAACTGTATTCACTGGACTTCCTCTAAAGGATTCAGCCTGCCCGAATTTACAGAAAGGATAGTGGTGAATGACGTCACCATCTTCTACCATGACAGCAGTACAAAGTCCAAAATGCCCTGTCCTGACTGGATCAACACCACTGCAGGAAGAGAGGAGTGGAGTATTATACATGAATGGTCAGATCACAACAGATATATTTTCAACCTTGGGTTTCAGTCGGCTAGTACACAGTTCAACCTGACAG GTTCACTGTCTGACCAGAACATTTACCAAGCATCTGGATGCTGCTCTCTGTATCCAGATGGGACTTACAGGGCTTTGGTGACCCATGCATTCAATGGAAAGGACTTCTTAAGTGTTGACATTGAAAGGAAGACATTTGTAGCTGCAGTTCCTCAGGCTGTCATGTACAAGACTCTGAGGGAGAGAGATTCAGTCACTATAGAAGAGATAGTAGCATATTACAGGACAAGATGTCTGGATCGACTGAATATATTAAAGCAAGCTCCAGGAGTCCACATCAGAAAAG TTCCAGAAGTCAGGATCTTTGAGAAGCAGAAGGCCGACTCCATTACAGTCACATGTCATGTGACTGGGTTTTACCCCCGGGTGGTTCAGGTGGTTTGGCTCGGTCCAGATCTTCAGCCTGTGGATGAAGGGGTCACTGATGTTCTGCCGAATGAGGACGGCACATACCAGACCAGAAAGAGTGTGATAGTTCCAGAGGAGGATGTAGGAGAACACACCTACAGCTGTGTAGTGCTGCATAGCAGCGTACCGGACAACATCACCAGAGTCTGGG GTGGAGAGAAAGCTGGTGGAATGGCTGTCTGGATATCTCTTGTCTGTATTTGCTTGTTGGCTGCTGGAATTGGGCTTGTAGTGTGGTGGTGCTGCAGAACTCGAG ATGCTGTGATCTGA
- the LOC140536172 gene encoding class I histocompatibility antigen, F10 alpha chain-like isoform X2 yields the protein MPCPDWINTTAGREEWSIIHEWSDHNRYIFNLGFQSASTQFNLTGSLSDQNIYQASGCCSLYPDGTYRALVTHAFNGKDFLSVDIERKTFVAAVPQAVMYKTLRERDSVTIEEIVAYYRTRCLDRLNILKQAPGVHIRKVPEVRIFEKQKADSITVTCHVTGFYPRVVQVVWLGPDLQPVDEGVTDVLPNEDGTYQTRKSVIVPEEDVGEHTYSCVVLHSSVPDNITRVWGGEKAGGMAVWISLVCICLLAAGIGLVVWWCCRTRDAVI from the exons ATGCCCTGTCCTGACTGGATCAACACCACTGCAGGAAGAGAGGAGTGGAGTATTATACATGAATGGTCAGATCACAACAGATATATTTTCAACCTTGGGTTTCAGTCGGCTAGTACACAGTTCAACCTGACAG GTTCACTGTCTGACCAGAACATTTACCAAGCATCTGGATGCTGCTCTCTGTATCCAGATGGGACTTACAGGGCTTTGGTGACCCATGCATTCAATGGAAAGGACTTCTTAAGTGTTGACATTGAAAGGAAGACATTTGTAGCTGCAGTTCCTCAGGCTGTCATGTACAAGACTCTGAGGGAGAGAGATTCAGTCACTATAGAAGAGATAGTAGCATATTACAGGACAAGATGTCTGGATCGACTGAATATATTAAAGCAAGCTCCAGGAGTCCACATCAGAAAAG TTCCAGAAGTCAGGATCTTTGAGAAGCAGAAGGCCGACTCCATTACAGTCACATGTCATGTGACTGGGTTTTACCCCCGGGTGGTTCAGGTGGTTTGGCTCGGTCCAGATCTTCAGCCTGTGGATGAAGGGGTCACTGATGTTCTGCCGAATGAGGACGGCACATACCAGACCAGAAAGAGTGTGATAGTTCCAGAGGAGGATGTAGGAGAACACACCTACAGCTGTGTAGTGCTGCATAGCAGCGTACCGGACAACATCACCAGAGTCTGGG GTGGAGAGAAAGCTGGTGGAATGGCTGTCTGGATATCTCTTGTCTGTATTTGCTTGTTGGCTGCTGGAATTGGGCTTGTAGTGTGGTGGTGCTGCAGAACTCGAG ATGCTGTGATCTGA